In Humulus lupulus chromosome 7, drHumLupu1.1, whole genome shotgun sequence, the following are encoded in one genomic region:
- the LOC133791565 gene encoding uncharacterized protein LOC133791565: protein MAQLDRSLRRGETTPKTPSKATMEQLLRDGDGSWWLPSSSSSSSSSCSSPSFARNHDPEEDHVHHQKKSVLSKVKEKARKLRHSLSAKKRHNEDGNTTPSWGVSLEDYEDEEEEDAEYLGAPMYESELAPESYKETGRQHPRAVPVISEKYALPETGSMKDNNNNNNNKENPLSPSIKLTPTKTNDKLSTPPKTVPETESHKSVPALENVTEKLAPAHALVAEATQSIASKIPSLSIATEASRTKNSYSTPSSPQITTSVRTSKTFSAQSSSQPSSAPAAVASRQIFSGPVAPKSEKHVSISGGDKLVWDKGVSVKEYLLHKFEPGEDDKALSRAISEAISPKKPPGDNMSVVDKVREAVSSLLRSSSIESSPPSKPAVISYSAKPAVIPPTKSASLTRSATKASLHIPISTNAREVLEEENHGRILQTN from the exons ATGGCTCAGCTTGATCGATCATTACGACGTGGTGAAACTACTCCTAAAACACCTTCTAAGGCAACTATGGAACAGTTGCTCCGAG ATGGTGATGGGTCTTGGTGGTTACCATCGTCATCGTCTTCCTCATCGTCGTCATGCTCATCACCTTCATTTGCAAGGAACCATGACCCAGAAGAAGATCATGTACACCATCAAAAGAAATCAGTTCTCTCTAAGGTGAAAGAGAAGGCCAGAAAACTTAGGCACTCTCTAAGTGCCAAGAAGAGGCATAATGAGGATGGCAACACCACACCCTCATGGGGTGTTAGCCTAGAAGACtatgaagatgaagaagaagaagatgcagAATATCTTGGTGCTCCAA TGTATGAGTCGGAGCTGGCTCCTGAGAGTTACAAGGAGACTGGAAGGCAGCATCCAAGAGCAGTTCCTGTGATTTCCGAGAAGTATGCATTGCCTGAAACTGGCTCCATGAaagacaacaacaacaacaacaacaacaaggaGAACCCTCTTAGTCCTAGCATCAAATTAACCCCAACTAAAACCAATGACAAGCTCTCCACTCCTCCAAAGACAGTACCTGAAACCGAGAGCCACAAGTCTGTACCGGCTCTTGAAAATGTGACTGAGAAGTTGGCACCAGCCCACGCGTTAGTAGCCGAGGCAACTCAATCAATTGCCTCAAAGATTCCAAGCCTCTCCATTGCCACAGAAGCTTCACGGACTAAAAACAGTTATTCGACCCCTTCATCTCCACAAATTACCACTTCAGTTCGAACATCAAAAACATTTTCAGCTCAATCATCTTCCCAACCTTCGTCAGCGCCTGCTGCCGTTGCTTCAAGACAAATCTTCTCAGGCCCTGTGGCTCCAAAATCCGAAAAGCATGTAAGCATTAGTGGGGGTGATAAGCTAGTGTGGGATAAGGGGGTGTCAGTAAAAGAGTATTTGTTGCATAAATTTGAGCCAGGAGAAGATGACAAAGCACTTTCACGAGCCATATCTGAGGCAATTAGTCCGAAGAAACCTCCAGGTGATAATATGAGCGTTGTGGACAAGGTGAGAGAGGCTGTGAGTTCTCTGCTTCGAAGTAGTAGTATCGAAAGCTCTCCACCATCTAAGCCTGCTGTAATAAGCTATTCAGCAAAACCTGCAGTAATCCCTCCAACCAAATCTGCAAGCCTAACTCGTTCAGCCACAAAAGCATCATTACACATTCCCATCTCTACCAATGCCCGAGAAG TCCTGGAGGAGGAAAATCATGGAAGAATACTCCAAACAAACTGA
- the LOC133791128 gene encoding ribulose bisphosphate carboxylase/oxygenase activase 2, chloroplastic isoform X1 encodes MAAAVSTTGAVTRTPLNLNSTVSGGNSVPTSAFFGASLKKLVNQRATYPKVASGSFKVVAEIDEDTQTDKDKWKGLAYDVSDDQQDITRGKGMVDSLFQAPTGSGTHFAVMSSYEYLSTGLKQYNLDNNMDGFYIAPAFMDKLVVHITKNFMTLPNIKVPLILGIWGGKGQGKSFQCELVLAKMGINPIMMSAGELESGNAGEPAKLIRQRYREAADIIKKGKMCALFINDLDAGAGRMGGTTQYTVNNQMVNATLMNIADNPTNVQLPGMYNKEDNPRVPIIVTGNDFSTLYAPLIRDGRMEKFYWAPTRDDRIGVCIGIFKTDNIPQEDIVKIVDAFPGQSIDFFGALRARVYDDEVRKWISDVGVEIIGKKLVNSKEGPPTFDQPKMTLEKLLEYGNMLVQEQDNVKRVQLADKYMSEAALGDANQDSIKRGAFYGQAAQQVKLPVPEGCTDPSAANFDPTARSDDGTCEYKL; translated from the exons ATGGCTGCTGCAGTTTCAACTACTGGAGCTGTTACCAGAACTCCT TTGAACTTGAACAGCACTGTTTCTGGTGGCAACTCTGTGCCAACCTCGGCTTTCTTTGGTGCTAGCTTGAAGAAGCTGGTGAACCAAAGAGCCACCTACCCCAAAGTTGCCTCTGGAAGCTTTAAAGTTGTGGCTGAAATCGATGAGGACACTCAGACTGACAAGGACAAGTGGAAGGGCCTTGCCTATGACGTGTCTGATGATCAGCAAGACATTACCAGAGGAAAGGGAATGGTTGATTCTCTCTTCCAAGCTCCCACGGGGTCTGGTACTCACTTTGCTGTCATGAGCTCATACGAGTACCTCAGTACTGGACTTAAACA ATACAACTTAGATAACAACATGGACGGGTTCTACATCGCTCCAGCTTTCATGGACAAGCTTGTGGTTCACATCACCAAGAACTTTATGACACTGCCTAACATTAAG GTTCCTCTCATTCTTGGTATTTGGGGAGGCAAAGGTCAGGGTAAATCTTTCCAGTGTGAGCTTGTGCTTGCCAAGATGGGAATCAA CCCCATCATGATGAGTGCTGGAGAATTGGAAAGTGGAAACGCAGGAGAGCCTGCAAAGCTGATCAGACAGAGGTACCGAGAGGCGGCAGACATAATCAAGAAAGGAAAGATGTGTGCTCTCTTCATCAACGATCTGGATGCTGGAGCTGGTAGGATGGGTGGGACAACACAGTACACTGTGAACAACCAAATGGTGAATGCAACTCTCATGAACATTGCTGATAACCCAACAAATGTTCAGCTCCCGGGTATGTACAACAAGGAGGATAACCCCAGGGTACCAATTATAGTCACTGGTAATGACTTCTCAACTTTGTATGCACCTCTCATTCGTGACGGTCGTATGGAGAAATTCTACTGGGCTCCTACTAGGGATGACCGGATTGGTGTTTGCATTGGAATCTTCAAGACTGACAATATTCCCCAGGAAGACATTGTCAAGATTGTTGATGCGTTCCCTGGTCAATCTATTG ATTTCTTTGGCGCCTTGAGGGCCAGAGTTTACGATGATGAAGTGAGGAAGTGGATCTCTGATGTTGGAGTTGAGATCATTGGAAAGAAGCTTGTGAACTCCAAAGAAGGTCCTCCCACTTTCGATCAGCCTAAAATGACACTTGAAAAGCTCCTTGAATATGGTAACATGCTTGTCCAAGAACAAGATAATGTGAAGAGAGTTCAATTGGCTGACAAGTACATGAGCGAGGCAGCTTTGGGAGATGCAAACCAGGACTCCATCAAGCGCGGAGCTTTCTACG GACAGGCAGCCCAACAAGTTAAACTACCTGTTCCTGAAGGCTGCACAGATCCATCAGCAGCAAACTTCGACCCAACAGCCAGGAGTGACGATGGTACCTGCGAGTACAAACTCTAA
- the LOC133791128 gene encoding ribulose bisphosphate carboxylase/oxygenase activase 2, chloroplastic isoform X2 has product MAAAVSTTGAVTRTPLNLNSTVSGGNSVPTSAFFGASLKKLVNQRATYPKVASGSFKVVAEIDEDTQTDKDKWKGLAYDVSDDQQDITRGKGMVDSLFQAPTGSGTHFAVMSSYEYLSTGLKQYNLDNNMDGFYIAPAFMDKLVVHITKNFMTLPNIKVPLILGIWGGKGQGKSFQCELVLAKMGINPIMMSAGELESGNAGEPAKLIRQRYREAADIIKKGKMCALFINDLDAGAGRMGGTTQYTVNNQMVNATLMNIADNPTNVQLPGMYNKEDNPRVPIIVTGNDFSTLYAPLIRDGRMEKFYWAPTRDDRIGVCIGIFKTDNIPQEDIVKIVDAFPGQSIDFFGALRARVYDDEVRKWISDVGVEIIGKKLVNSKEGPPTFDQPKMTLEKLLEYGNMLVQEQDNVKRVQLADKYMSEAALGDANQDSIKRGAFYGSPTS; this is encoded by the exons ATGGCTGCTGCAGTTTCAACTACTGGAGCTGTTACCAGAACTCCT TTGAACTTGAACAGCACTGTTTCTGGTGGCAACTCTGTGCCAACCTCGGCTTTCTTTGGTGCTAGCTTGAAGAAGCTGGTGAACCAAAGAGCCACCTACCCCAAAGTTGCCTCTGGAAGCTTTAAAGTTGTGGCTGAAATCGATGAGGACACTCAGACTGACAAGGACAAGTGGAAGGGCCTTGCCTATGACGTGTCTGATGATCAGCAAGACATTACCAGAGGAAAGGGAATGGTTGATTCTCTCTTCCAAGCTCCCACGGGGTCTGGTACTCACTTTGCTGTCATGAGCTCATACGAGTACCTCAGTACTGGACTTAAACA ATACAACTTAGATAACAACATGGACGGGTTCTACATCGCTCCAGCTTTCATGGACAAGCTTGTGGTTCACATCACCAAGAACTTTATGACACTGCCTAACATTAAG GTTCCTCTCATTCTTGGTATTTGGGGAGGCAAAGGTCAGGGTAAATCTTTCCAGTGTGAGCTTGTGCTTGCCAAGATGGGAATCAA CCCCATCATGATGAGTGCTGGAGAATTGGAAAGTGGAAACGCAGGAGAGCCTGCAAAGCTGATCAGACAGAGGTACCGAGAGGCGGCAGACATAATCAAGAAAGGAAAGATGTGTGCTCTCTTCATCAACGATCTGGATGCTGGAGCTGGTAGGATGGGTGGGACAACACAGTACACTGTGAACAACCAAATGGTGAATGCAACTCTCATGAACATTGCTGATAACCCAACAAATGTTCAGCTCCCGGGTATGTACAACAAGGAGGATAACCCCAGGGTACCAATTATAGTCACTGGTAATGACTTCTCAACTTTGTATGCACCTCTCATTCGTGACGGTCGTATGGAGAAATTCTACTGGGCTCCTACTAGGGATGACCGGATTGGTGTTTGCATTGGAATCTTCAAGACTGACAATATTCCCCAGGAAGACATTGTCAAGATTGTTGATGCGTTCCCTGGTCAATCTATTG ATTTCTTTGGCGCCTTGAGGGCCAGAGTTTACGATGATGAAGTGAGGAAGTGGATCTCTGATGTTGGAGTTGAGATCATTGGAAAGAAGCTTGTGAACTCCAAAGAAGGTCCTCCCACTTTCGATCAGCCTAAAATGACACTTGAAAAGCTCCTTGAATATGGTAACATGCTTGTCCAAGAACAAGATAATGTGAAGAGAGTTCAATTGGCTGACAAGTACATGAGCGAGGCAGCTTTGGGAGATGCAAACCAGGACTCCATCAAGCGCGGAGCTTTCTACG GCAGCCCAACAAGTTAA